From bacterium, a single genomic window includes:
- the tuf gene encoding elongation factor Tu (EF-Tu; promotes GTP-dependent binding of aminoacyl-tRNA to the A-site of ribosomes during protein biosynthesis; when the tRNA anticodon matches the mRNA codon, GTP hydrolysis results; the inactive EF-Tu-GDP leaves the ribosome and release of GDP is promoted by elongation factor Ts; many prokaryotes have two copies of the gene encoding EF-Tu) — protein DNVTIEGALITPVALEEGQRFAVREGGRTVGAGVIAKILS, from the coding sequence GACAACGTGACGATTGAGGGGGCGTTGATCACACCGGTGGCGCTGGAGGAGGGGCAGCGGTTCGCGGTGCGGGAGGGAGGCCGGACGGTCGGCGCCGGCGTCATCGCCA